Proteins encoded within one genomic window of Neodiprion fabricii isolate iyNeoFabr1 chromosome 6, iyNeoFabr1.1, whole genome shotgun sequence:
- the LOC124184462 gene encoding putative neutral sphingomyelinase encodes MSITNDEQILNLLTLNCWGIPLVSKNRLYRMEAIAEKCVTDDYDVVCLQEIWSVSDFKMMRAKVCEKLPYSHYFYSGVVGSGICMFSRFPIQDVMFHKWPLNGYVHKIHHGDWFGGKGVGLCKIKLKNFIINVYVAHLHAEYNRDNDEYKAHRVLQAFDTAQFIRMTMEGSDAVVLGGDLNTEPKDIAYRIIRGVAGLEDACSISNSKLGTNECANNSYTPKKLAKKEPDGKRIDHILYLGSKNSKIEVANYKHPFPKRVPNKDFSYSDHEAIMASFKLRKGEFDKIVGPDVKESLKEALAICQLALKSIKRERIWYLIASCILVVPLIWSMGLEYKTPYIGISIGINVGRLFLTAVLCYIIFMSTLWNSVEKNALKAGYRAMELHLNQLNNQLSST; translated from the exons ATGTCAATTACAAATGATGAACAAATTCTAAACTTATTAACTCTTAATTGCTG GGGCATTCCACTTGTATCAAAAAATAGGTTGTATCGAATGGAGGCGATTGCTGAGAAATGTGTGACAGATGATTATGATGTCGTTTGCCTGCAGGAAATTTGGTCAGTTAGTGACTTCAAAATGATGAGAGCCAAAGTTTGCGAGAAACTACCATATTCACATTATTTCTACAG cgGTGTTGTGGGATCGGgcatctgtatgttttctcgTTTCCCTATCCAAGACGTAATGTTTCATAAATGGCCATTGAACGGATATGTGCATAAAATTCACCATGGTGACTGGTTCGGTGGAAAGGGTGTCGGTCTTTGCAAAATAAagctcaaaaattttattatcaatgtTTATGTGGCGCAT CTACATGCTGAATACAACAGGGATAATGATGAGTACAAGGCTCACAGAGTGCTGCAGGCATTTGATACTGCACAGTTTATTAGGATGACTATGGAAGGATCAGATGCAGTAGTTCTTGGAGGAGATTTGAATACGGAGCCAAAAGATATAGCTTATCGCATCATACGCGGTGTCGCTGGCCTTGAAGATGCCTGCTCAATTAGTAATAGTAAGTTAGGGACCAATGAGTGTGCCAACAACAGTTACACACCTAAAAAACTAGCTAAGAAAGAACCAGATGGAAAACGCATTGATCATATCCTATATCTCGGCTCAAAGAACTCTAAG ATTGAAGTAGCTAACTATAAACATCCTTTTCCTAAAAGAGTTCCAAACAAAGATTTTAGTTATTCAGACCACGAAGCAATCATGGCAAGCTTCAAGTTAAGAAAAG gagaatttgacaaaattgtgGGGCCTGATGTGAAGGAATCATTAAAAGAGGCTCTTGCTATCTGCCAGCTCGCTCTGAAATCAATAAAGCGTGAACGTATCTGGTACTTGATAGCAAGTTGTATATTAGTTGTACCATTAATTTGGTCAATGGGACTTGAGTACAAAACACCGTACATCGGAATAAGCATCGGTATTAATGTAGGTCGCCTTTTCTTGACAGCAGTATTgtgttatataatttttatgagCACATTATGGAAcagtgtagaaaaaaatgctCTAAAAGCTGGATATCGGGCAATGGAGCTTCACTTGAACCAATTGAATAACCAGCTAAGTTCAACATGA
- the LOC124184454 gene encoding E3 ubiquitin-protein ligase TRIM33, producing the protein MEQQASEILVTDAISAPMVLIKGEPVEQNANGQELQPVVAQPTYNEEYVEPRIECTTETHESEFRTLLSKCIFCAKTFTPADNSKLLECLHAACAACVTSKPNEHSLADVEVVLESNVIVCQICNVACRMENLIENRFFLKLMDEENGCLVEDLPENVKESGEEEKKCTSCRDNATATSWCVDCEEFICENCVLAHQRLKITKDHTIKPKGELTNDEECTKKGGKKIPGYLFCTVHSHEQLSLFCQTCDRLTCRDCQLSDHRDHKYKFIHEIAAETRTTVSTLLKEVSYKRVLLKSAMKVIEDRQTLIIEKKKNLVQDITHMVVQLTNAINTRGKQLVMRLNEVCDQKQNTLNEKKVALDQLSKLTDHCIQFVNHALDKGSDMALLYSKRSVINHLQRIKSRRADIPNPEIPVRIHLSLDKVPDLIKVVSSIGAIVVDGRVYPSISPTTGPSLLSNQFSEPNAEQKSQQSNNSGPLELSAVPVHIPSPTQHTNILQNPFQQMPHPLTQQQPLQNYSQHYPPHNLPPRSSPQTQLPLPRQPYGLSPNIRLQQPLLISQRPGSCHQQVTSSTHPHQQMHLDQLGQNPSLRGLLAHNPPPYRASSNVNYRLPPSYRYPSNNPHRPLPPHTMYAQTNTALGSGVRMQQCSPTSPSAQHFNYPVHQQPAARWHIPQNLNPRHQSYPTRHSTPPVSVAANDTYKITLKNQSANNQKFNLNTNTSSETLPQSQNSSVGQAVSSSVPKTPSPVPAHAKTDETEKSLDKFCQESVNDLMLTIAKLDSNGIVVIPEAQRGQLDSTQVDSSTDEGIHSLADNASDNSKNSTACMTKDDPNEDWCAVCMDGGDAVLCCDKCPKVFHLYCHIPSLKMFPDESETWQCMLCTNVLDCSEDPPGEKRPSSMSARDLRVAQRIVLELYCQYEHSLPFREVVSSEIVEYHRIIKKPMALDVIRNKLKPDHPNHYTNLRQVMSDIRLMFKNAFTYNPVESQVYQEARNLEEFFEKLLLKWAPIYAYDDPFLTAEGEEEEEVFPPNRKYRRIISD; encoded by the exons ATGGAGCAACAAGCTAGCGAAATTCTCGTCACAGACGCAATATCTGCCCCTATGGTCCTTATCAAAGGGGAACCAGTAGAACAAAACGCGAACGGTCAAGAGCTTCAACCTGTCGTGGCCCAGCCGACTTATAATGAGGAATATGTCGAGCCAAGGATTGAATGTACTACTGAAACTCATGAGAGTGAATTCCGAACGTTGTTATCAAAGTGTATATTTTGCGCAAAGACATTCACTCCAGCTGACAATTCGAAACTATTAGAATGTCTCCACGCTGCATGTGCAGCCTGCGTTACCAGCAAACCCAATGAGCACAGTTTGGCTGACGTAGAAGTCGTCC TTGAAAGCAACGTTATCGTTTGCCAAATCTGCAATGTCGCCTGTAGAATGGAAAACCTGAtagaaaatagatttttcttaaaattaatGGATGAAGAAAATGGCTGCTTGGTTGAAGATCTGCCTGAAAATGTTAAGGAAAGTggtgaagaagagaaaaagtgtACGAGTTGTCGTGATAATGCAACAGCCACTAGTTGGTGTGTAGACTGCGAAGAGTTTATCTGTGAAAATTGTGTTTTG gcTCATCAAAGATTGAAGATAACAAAGGATCATACAATAAAACCGAAAGGGGAACTTACAAATGATGAAGAATGTACAAAGAAAGGAGGCAAAAAAATACCTGGATATTTATTTTGCACAGTCCACTCACACGAACAGTTGTCTCTATTTTGTCAGACTTGCGATAGGCTTACATGCAGAGATTGCCAACTTAGCGACCATCGTGATCACAAATATAAATTCATACATGAAATAGCAGCTGAAACTCGCACGACTGTATCGACATTGCTGAAAGAAGTTAG TTACAAAAGAGTTCTGCTGAAAAGTGCTATGAAAGTAATTGAAGATCGGCAAACTCTgataattgagaaaaaaaaaaacttggtacAAGATATTACCCACATGGTTGTACA ACTGACAAATGCAATTAACACAAGAGGCAAACAATTGGTGATGCGTCTGAACGAGGTGTGCGATCAGAAACAAAACActttgaatgaaaagaaagtTGCCCTGGATCAGCTCTCCAAACTAACGGATCATTGCATTCAATTTGTTAATCATGCTCTTGACAAGGGGTCAGACATGGCACTACTCTACAGTAAAAG GTCCGTAATAAACCATTTACAAAGAATAAAGAGCCGGCGAGCCGATATTCCGAATCCCGAGATACCAGTGAGAATTCATTTGTCTTTGGATAAAGTTCCAGATTTAATTAAAG TAGTTTCGTCAATCGGGGCTATAGTTGTCGATGGCAGAGTGTACCCATCGATTTCGCCCACTACCGGGCCAAGCCTTTTATCCAATCAATTTAGTGAGCCGAATGCAGAGCAAAAATCTCAACAATCTAACAACTCAGGACCTTTGGAGCTATCTGCTGTTCCTGTGCATATACCTTCCCCGACCCAACACACCAATATTCTTCAAAATCCCTTCCAGCAAATGCCTCATCCTTTAACACAGCAGCAACCACTGCAAAATTACTCACAGCATTATCCCCCACACAATCTGCCCCCGCGATCATCACCGCAAACACAATTGCCACTGCCTCGGCAACCTTATGGATTAAGTCCCAATATACGGTTGCAGCAACCGCTGCTCATATCGCAACGTCCAGGTAGCTGTCATCAGCAAGTAACTTCATCGACGCATCCACATCAACAGATGCATTTGGATCAGCTGGGTCAAAATCCCAGCCTTCGAGGACTTCTTGCCCACAATCCTCCGCCCTATAGAGCTTCCAGTAACGTAAATTATCGTTTGCCCCCAAGTTACCGCTATCCTTCAAACAATCCTCACCGTCCACTCCCACCTCACACAATGTATGCACAAACAAACACAGCTTTGGGATCTGGCGTTCGAATGCAACAATGTAGCCCAACTTCTCCTTCAGCACAACATTTTAACTACCCTGTTCATCAGCAACCTGCTGCTCGTTGGCACATAcctcaaaatttgaatcccCGTCATCAATCTTATCCTACCAGACATTCCACACCACCTGTATCAGTCGCTGCAAATGatacatataaaataactctgaaaaatcaatctgccaataatcaaaaatttaatctCAACACAAATACGAGTTCAGAGACTTTACCGCAGTCACAAAATTCCTCTGTTGGTCAAGCGGTAAGCTCCTCTGTTCCAAAAACTCCCAGCCCTGTACCTGCGCATGCAAAAACTGACGAAACCGAAAAAAGTTTGGACAAGTTTTGTCAAGAATCTGTCAATGATTTAATGCTTACCATTGCTAAACTTGACAGTAACGGAATAGTCGTAATCCCAGAGGCTCAAAGAGGGCAGTTAGATTCCACTCAAGTTGACAGTTCTACTGACGAAGGCATACATTCTCTTGCCGATAATGCTTCag ataattccaaaaattctaCGGCTTGCATGACTAAAGACGATCCCAATGAAGATTGGTGCGCTGTCTGTATGGATGGAGGAGACGCTGTTTTGTGCTGTGACAAATGTCCCAAggtttttcatctttattgTCATATACCGAGCCTAAAAATGTTCCCTGA tGAAAGTGAAACGTGGCAATGTATGCTGTGCACTAATGTGCTAGATTGTTCGGAAGATCCGCCAGGAGAGAAAAGACCGTCTAGTATGAGTGCTCGTGATTTGAGGGTAGCGCAACGCATTGTATTGGAGCTTTATTGCCAATATGAGCATAGTTTACCCTTCAGAGAAGTTGTTTCATCAGAG ATTGTGGAGTACCATCGTATAATTAAGAAACCGATGGCTCTGGATGTTATTCGGAACAAACTAAAACCTGATCATCCAAATCATTATACCAACCTACGCCAAGTTATGTCAGACATCAGATTAATGTTCAAGAATGCGTTTACTTACAATCCG GTGGAATCGCAAGTTTATCAGGAAGCTCGAAATTTGGAGGAATTCTTTGAGAAATTATTGCTGAAGTGGGCACCAATATATGCTTATGACGATCCATTCCTAACAGCTGAAGgtgaagaagaggaggaagtaTTTCCTCCAAATAGAAAATACCGTCGTATAATAAGTGATTGA